In a single window of the Pleurodeles waltl isolate 20211129_DDA chromosome 4_2, aPleWal1.hap1.20221129, whole genome shotgun sequence genome:
- the LOC138293807 gene encoding olfactory receptor 10A7-like: MALKEGTGSVNLSSVTGFIIQGFSDIPQIQSFLFSVFLLAYLFAVIGNLLLIFLITLDRCLIQTPMYLFLRIFCLAEIAFISVTVPKMLVILLVGDTWVSLVECATQMYSFLCVGTTECFLLTVMAYDRYVAICFPLHYANAMSIQRCNWLSFGCWMAGLAFPVGQVTFVFSLPYCGSNVVDHFFCDISPVLALACEHPIMNQVLIWVNSTLILLFPFQLVLVSYAHILTTILHMHSTTGRRKAFSTCGSHLLSVTLFYGTCSATYFRTSLGQSGENDKSMAVLYCIVTPMLNPMIYGLRNKEVKTALLRLVDRCSVGRR, translated from the coding sequence ATGGCCCTGAAAGAAGGCACAGGTTCTGTGAATTTATCCTCAGTTACAGGATTCATCATCCAAGGGTTCTCGGACATCCCCCAGATTCAAAGCTTCCTCTTCTCAGTCTTTTTACTTGCGTACCTCTTTGCTGTGATTGGAAATCTCCTCCTCATTTTCCTCATCACTCTGGACCGCTGTCTCATCCAGACACCTATGTACCTGTTCCTTAGAATCTTTTGCCTGGCAGAAATTGCCTTCATATCTGTAACTGTACCAAAGATGCTGGTTATTCTGTTGGTGGGTGATACCTGGGTATCCCTTGTGGAGTGTGCAACACAGATGTACTCTTTCTTATGTGTAGGAACCACAGAATGCTTCCTTCTGACTGTCATGGCCTATGACCGGTATGTAGCCATCTGTTTCCCACTACACTATGCTAATGCCATGAGTATCCAAAGGTGTAATTGGCTATCATTTGGCTGCTGGATGGCTGGTCTTGCCTTTCCTGTGGGGCAAGTGACCTTTGTCTTCAGTTTGCCATACTGTGGGTCTAATGTGGTTGACCACTTCTTCTGTGACATCTCACCGGTCTTAGCTTTGGCTTGTGAACATCCTATCATGAACCAAGTCTTAATCTGGGTCAATAGTACCTTAATTCTCCTTTTTCCCTTCCAGCTGGTCCTTGTTTCCTACGCCCAcatcctcaccaccatcctgcacaTGCATTCAACGACGGGTAGGCGCAAGGCTTTCTCTACCTGTGGTTCTCACCTTCTGTCAGTCACCCTGTTCTATGGGACATGTTCTGCTACTTACTTCAGGACCAGCCTGGGCCAATCAGGGGAAAACGATAAATCAATGGCTGTGCTCTATTGCATTGTTACACCCATGCTGAATCCAATGATCTATGGCCTCAGGAACAAAGAAGTAAAGACAGCCCTGTTGAGATTAGTAGATAGATGCTCAGTAGGAC